The following is a genomic window from Alphaproteobacteria bacterium LSUCC0396.
TCATCCCGTCATCTGCGCCGTTTGATCTCTATGATCCAGAACGCAAATCGAAACTGCAGCTTTATGTAAACCGTGTTTTCATTACGGATGATTATGAGGGGCTTGTGCCAAAATGGCTTCGGTTCCTGCGCGGTATTATCGACACGCCCGATGTTGATCTGAATGTTAGCCGCGAAATGTTACAGCAAAATCCCGCCGTCACAAAAATCAGCAAGGCGGTAGTCAAACGCACCATTAGCGAGATGAAAAAGGCGTTGGAAAAACGCCGTGATGATTATGCCAATTTCTGGGATGGGCTTGGCAAGGTTATCAAAGAGGGGCTTTATGAAGATTCGGCTAATAGTGAAAAGCTGCTGGAGATTTGTCTGTTCCGGTCAACCAAGACCGACAAGATGATTACGCTTCAGGAATATGTTGACGGGTTTGCGCAAAATCAGGAGGTGATCTATTACCTATCGGCTGATGATGCAGGACGCGCCCGGCTGAGCCCGCATCTTGAGTCATTTCAGGCAAAGGATATTGACGTCTTGCTCCTGACCGACCCGATCGATGATTTCTGGCTATCCAACATTCAGCAATTCGCTGGCAAGACTTTTCAGTCAATCACCAGAGGCGAGGTGAATCTATCGGATATTGGTGAAGCCAAGCAGAAAGATGACCAGCCAGATGAAACTCTGTCGGACATTTTTGTTGCGAAGATCAAAAACGTGCTTGAAGGCAGTGTCGCGAATGTACGTAGCTCGGCAAATATGGAAACCAGTCTGGCCCGACTTGTGGCCGACGAGAATGGCATGGATCAGCAAATGGAGCGGATGATGCGAATGCACAATCCCGACTTTAAGGGTATGCCGAAAATCCTTGAAGTAAACGCAAAACACCCATTGATCAAATCATTGAACGCCAAGCTGGAGACCGGCGAATTTGAAGGATCGGATGATTTTGCCAAATTAATTCTAGATACTGCATTGGTTGCCGAGGGCGAGGCGATTATTGACCCGCGCGACTTTACCAGACGCCTATCGGATGTGATGCAAAAGGCGCTTGCGGGTTAATCAGAAACGGCGGCCGGCCTAGCCTTTCTGGGCTGGTCTTTTCATCTCAATTTTACCCATATCCAGCCTGCCGATAATCTTGCCAATCCAGCTTTTGACTTCGATGCGGACCGGTACGAGTTGGCCTTGAGATGGTCGGCCAAAAAACATCTTAAAACGGTCATTGTCAGGCTTGTCATCTCCGCGCCATTTTGACTCGATCCGGTGTCCCCCTATCGGAATAAATTGCACACGGCAGGCCATTGCGCTGCCTTCGTATTCGTCCGGGCGTGCCTTGGTTAATTCAACCGCGCCGATGGTTTCAAAAGAGATCCGGCTACGCCTCCGACCATCATAGATCTCATAGCTTGCGGTGCAATTCCCGTCGGCCTCAATTTGATTGATCAACCGCAGAACCGCACTATAGGGATCGATTACACCGACGCGCATCTGATCGCTAAGCGGATAGACTTCGTCCAGATCCAGGTCGGGTATGCGGGTCTCGGAAATAACATTTGACGCAGAGTCCCAAATCACCCGGCTTTTCACGGTATCAACCCCAGAAAGGCGCTCCATCATCAGGGTTTTTGGTTGCCAGTTACCCCCTGCTAAAACCAGCTCAGCCTCGGCATTGCTTTTGAATTCGCTGAATATCACTGCCAGCCCTCTAGAGCCAGCACTTGCCAAAATACGCGCTTTATCTGGTCCGAAGCGGTAATCGAGCTTGCTCTTAGCGAGCAGGATATTTCCCCAGCTAACATCATAGACCAATGTCGTTGACTGATATGGTGCCGCTACTGCTGCGCCTGCCCAAAACCCGAATAGTGCCAGCACCAAAAGGCTACGCATTCTCTAATCCTCGCAAACAAACCAGGAATATACTACTACTGATCATGACAATCATCCAGGCTTCATCCACTTCATGCAAAAGAGGCACATTTTTAGGCCGTTTCATCTTTAAAAAAAAGCCGGTCAAGATGACCGGCTTTCTTCAAATTTCTAGCTGATATTCTATGAGAACATATCGGTGGTAATACCGCTGTACCAACCAATCGACTCCTCATAGGTTGTCTTACGCACCTCACTGCTCTCATTTCCTTGTGAGACAAACTTATCAACCACATCAATTTTTTCTGACCCAGCTTTGTAATTTGCCCCAACCTTAACCCCGTCATTGGTCGCGATGAGGCTCCAGCAAGTGTTGGCAAAGCGAGCGTCATAAACCCTACTTCCGGTTAATTCACCGCGAATTGCATTTGCCGCTACCTTTGCTTGACTATTCGCAGAAAAGCCGGATTTCGGCATCGCAGAAGCTACAGAAGCATCGCCGAGAACATATATATTAGGATCAGCCTTTGACGCCATGGTAGCCGGAATGATTGGCGCCCAATCACCATCGGTAACACCTGCGTTTTGAGCAATTACCCCGGCACGCATTGCTGGAATTACACACGCCGCATCAGCTTTAAACGTGTCAAGATCAGTGACGATTTCCATCGTCTCGTGATTAACTGATTTGATACCCCCGTGAGCTTCCGGGCCGATCCATTCAACCATTCCTGAATAGTGTTTTTCCCAACCCGCTGTGAACAGCCCCATCTTGGAGAATTTTGCCTTGGGGTCTAGCACAATAATTTTCGCGGTAGGGTTACGCTCTTTCAAAAGATGCGCAATCATCGATACGCGCTCATATGGTCCTGGTGGGCAGCGGTATGGATTTGGCGGTGCAACCATTACAAATGTCCCGCCTTTTTTCATCGTCATAACTTGATTGCGAATTTGCTGCGCTTGCGTTCCTGATGTCCAACCATGCGGCATACGCCCTTGAGCCTGCGGCGAATAGCCAGCGATGCTATCATATTTTAGCGCAATACCGGGCGACAATACTAGTTTGTCATAAGACAGCTTGCCGCCAGATGCCAACGTCACCGTTCTTGCAGCGCCGTCAACCGATGCAGCCCACTCATGCACAACATTGATACGGTTATTTACTGCGAGGCCATAATAGTTGTGTCCTATCGAGGCGTATTTACGGAAACCACCAATATAAAGATTCGAGAAAAAACACGTGTAGTAGCGCTTTGACGCCTCAACGAGCGTAACGTCAATCGCACCTTTTGAGTCCTTTGCGATATAGCGCGCAGCAGTTGCACCGCCAGCACCACCGCCTATTACAACAACCTTTGGAGTTGCACCAAAAGCCAGAGAAGGCATAGCAAGGCCAAGAGCTGATGCCCCAAACAGGCCGCCAAACCCGCGTCGTGATATTGTTGTCATACAAACCTCCCCATTTTTTATGATCAATTTTTGATAGAACTATGCCGTTTAACCTAGTATCCCAAGCCGGATAGAACTAGAAAATCATTTATTTTGTAAAAATACAAATAGAAAACGCTATATTTTGTTTTCTCTTTCCACACATCGGACGACATCAGCATTTAACATGGGCTTTGTTCACTATTCAGGCAAGGATGAAAAATAAGCGGCAAGGGAAATAATTTGCTCATCATCTAGCCGCCCCGCCACCATTTGCATGACGTTATTATTCAGTGCCTTGCTGCGATAGGCTTGCATAATAGTCACAAATGTTTCGGCTTCAATACCGTTGATCTTGGGAATGCCGGCGCCCTGGTTACGGTGGCAGGTAACGCATTCCCCTGCCAGATATTCGCCATACCCCACGTCGGCCTTGGCAATCTGTTCGGCAAGGCCGACGTCCGCCTTAGCGTGATAGACCAGGCCGAACGATAACAATAGAGCTAAACAAAATACTCCAAATTGAGAATTGGGGGCGCTTTTATTCATTAGCTAACCTTTTGGCATTAGAATTGTTATATGGATGAAACTATAAAAACTAGATCATGGCAAGGATGAGATTTCTGCTGCCATGAATTCAATAATTGAGAACATTGAGAAATTCGGCAAATTGCGCGATAGTGACAAATAATTGAATGCGTAAGAGGGTGAATCTTTGGCAAAATCAAAACCGGATGACAGCGAGTCCATCATCCGTAAATTTCAGAAAATCCATGGCAGCACCTTTGATTATTCGCGGGTTGATTACATTAATCACACCACCAAGGTCACGATCATTTGCCGCCGGCATGGCCCGTTTGAGCAGCAGCCACGCCTTCATCTTCGTGGCAGTACTGGTTGCCGCCCCTGCATAGCTGAACGCGGCAAATAAGGCGCGCTTTCGAATTTTATTGCCCACAACGCTATCATTAGTTGCATTCATCATTTGTCCAGTTAATAGTTTTCGCGGTTACATTCTTTCATGGTGCATTCCTTGGGGGCGTTTGTTCGCGGCAGCAATCATGATGCAAATGCTGATCATCCCCTTTTGGAAGGCGCTGTTTGTTGTAGCCACCCATTTTCCGGCCTGGTGCACACTCCCTTTAAACGCACACCATCAGCCATGACTTAATCGAGAATTATGCCAAGGATAACATGATGTTTGATAAATTGATCCCGACCACTCTCGTTGGTAGTTACCCGCAGCCATCATGGCTTGTTGATAAGGAAAAACTGCTAAGCGAAGGGCCGCCCCGGGTTCGAATGCGCGAGGTCTGGAAGATTAACGCTGATACGCTAGACGAGGCGCAGGATGACGCGACTCTGACTGCGATACATGATCAAGAGCGCGCCGGCATCGACATTCTGTCGGACGGGGAAATCCGCCGCGAGAGCTATTTCAACCGGTTCGCCAATGCGCTGTCGGGCATTGATCTTGACAATCCAGCATTGGTGCCAAATCGGCGCAATGTCATGATCCCTGTGCCGCGCGTTACTGGTGAGATCAAACGCAAACATCCGGTGCAGGTGCATGACGTTGCCTATCTGCGCGCGCATACCAACCGGCCAATCAAGATCACCATTCCGGGTGCGTTTACCATGGCAAAACTGGCCGAAGACGAATTTTACCATGATACAGAGGCTTTGATTAGCGCCTATGCCAAGGCGGTAAACGCCGAAATTCGCGACCTTAAAGCGGCTGGCGCAGATGTTATTCAGATTGACGAGCCCTATATGCAGGCCAATCCCGAAGAGGCCGATAAATATGGTGTTGATGCGATAAATCAGGTGCTAGACGGGGTTGACGGTCCAACCGTTGTTCATCTGTGCTTTGGCTATGCCTATGTGGTGAAGGAAAAACCTATTGGCTATACATTCTTGCCACAGCTTGACGCCTGCCGTGCGGATTATATTTCTGTCGAGGCGGCACAACCAAATCTCGACCCAGCAATTCTGGCCGAATTACCATCCAAGAAATTTTTGTATGGCGTGTTAAATCTGGGAACCAACGAAATCGAAACAGCCGCAATTGTGGCCGAACGATTACGTGGGGCATTGCGTTATGTTAGCCCTGACCGGCTTGTCGCCGCGCCTGATTGCGGGATGAAATATCTGCCGCGTGATGTCGCCTATGGTAAATTAAAGGCAATGGTCGACGGCGCAGCAATCGTGCGCGCCGAAGTGAAATAGCCGGTGACGGATATGGTGTGACGGTCTAGTCAGCCCGGTTGGGGACTAGTGGATATCTTTCATTTGCCCCATGGCTATTTTCAGTTTTTCAACGGTGAAATCAGGTGATTTTGCCGTTTCCAGAATAACTGCCTCGCGTCGGCTGATCAGGTCAACAGCAGCCGGTATTTGTGCGATTGAAGATGGTGGAATGAATACCGCACCATGCTGGTCAGCATGAATGATATCATTTGTTTTTGCGGTCAGCCCATGCACCGTCACCTGACAATCTATGTCAACAAGATGCACAAAGGCATGACTAGGCCCGACCTTACCGCCAATCAAATTAAAGCCGCGCGCGCTATCCGGCACATCGCGGAAAGATCCATTGGTCACCGCGCCAAGCACGCCAAGCCCTTTGTGGATATTGGTCTGCACCTCACCCCAGAATGCCCCAACCCCTGGCTGCGGATCAATGTCCTGGATGATAACAATGGTCGGCGTCGGTGCTGCCGCTACATATTCGTAATAGGCGGCGCGTTTGGCCGCCATTTTAGCAGCACTTTCGTCAGATGGTTCAGCCGCCCGAATGGTTGCGGTGCGCGCAAAACCACAAATTGGTGGTAGGCTAGGATCAAGGCTGAACAGATGCGTGGTGGTAAAGCCATATCCCCGCCGTTCAGGCATGATTTCCTCAAGCGCATTGCAGATTGTCGGCGTATCCCATTGCGTTAAAACAGCAAGGTCATCAGCGGTTATCGCGGCGCCCATTTACATCTCCCAATTCAGGTTCACTTGCATGATCTTAATCAAAGATTTCCAAAAAGGGATTGATTTTATTCACCTCGGCATAAAAAAACCGTACCGGCCAAGACAGGCGGGTACGGGTTTTTCATCGATACCATGAAACCGCAAAGAGAGCCTGGTCACATCACCATGTGGCGTGGATTGCCTTGCGTTTCAGCGGTATTATTAAAGCGTGTCGATAATCCGTTTTGCTTCATCGAAATCACCAGACATTGCGGCATTTGATGCTTTGGTTGCAACGCTGGCAACAGTGAAGAAATCGGCAACAAAAGCGAGGCTTGCCATAACCGCAGCTTCGATTGACTCACATGCGCGGCAGGTTGTTTGATATACAGTTGTAACTGACATTTTAATCTCCGGACAGGTCTTTGACGCGCACATAACAGTCTCGCGAAAAGGACACGCCTTTTAACGAGCATCATTGCTCCCAAAAACCAGTTATTGTTGAGTGTTTGTAATTTGAGTCTGGCTGGTACCAGCTCGTTGCGCAGTAGTTAGGCCTGAAACTGACAAATGTGAAGAGCCAATCACTGCGATGTTTTGGCGCACCCTTGCCGGCCGAATCAAAACACTGGCCCCAAATATACCCGCGCTAATATGATTCTAGGGATTGATGGTCAGCCATGTTATAACGGTATTTGTTTCTGCTGATAATTTGCGGCGGCATGTCTTGGCTTGGGTCACATTGAGGGTAGCGCCAATGATTGGCAAACTGATTATCTTCGCCATTCTGATCGTATCGCTATACGCGGTTTTCATCAGGCTAAAAACACGAATTACCGGCGCACCAGATCCAACACCCGCACAGCCACAGCTTGAAAAAAGCCGAAAAAAAGGCTGGCTTGGCGATGATTTTCGTATCAGCAAAATCCACATGATCATCACCTTTCTGGCGGCGCTCTATCTGATCTGGGCACTCATCACACTTTACCGCTAGGGTGATTGCCATGATGCACCAACAGCCGAGATTAAGATCAGGATCATGACGATAACAACGCTTTGGTCATTTGCCGTAACGGTTTATCAGCGTGATGGGGTTGCGGCGGCGTGTCTTGGCTTGCAAGAAGACGCCGATGTTGATGTGCCGTTGATGCTTTGCGTCGCCTATGCCTGTTTGCAGAATAAACGCATCGGGAATTTTGAATTACTTGATCTTCAAGCGCTGGCCCGCCCG
Proteins encoded in this region:
- the htpG gene encoding molecular chaperone HtpG, whose product is MTTQTFNFEADTGKILNIVINSLYSQKEIFLRELISNASDAINKRKFEIITAGSAADTFDGKITITVHKKDKTITISDNGIGLSAEEMVETLGTIASSGTKAFMEAAKTTKDADKMTDQLIGQFGVGFYSAFMVADKVEVLSKKHDAKSANLWASDGQGGFSITDADRHETGTSVILYMRNDAKEYLEQERIAHLVKKYSDHIAQPIFWIGKDDAADQLNSSAALWTRPAKEISEDEYKSFYHAVASAYDKPFITLHNKTEGAVEFTNLLFIPSSAPFDLYDPERKSKLQLYVNRVFITDDYEGLVPKWLRFLRGIIDTPDVDLNVSREMLQQNPAVTKISKAVVKRTISEMKKALEKRRDDYANFWDGLGKVIKEGLYEDSANSEKLLEICLFRSTKTDKMITLQEYVDGFAQNQEVIYYLSADDAGRARLSPHLESFQAKDIDVLLLTDPIDDFWLSNIQQFAGKTFQSITRGEVNLSDIGEAKQKDDQPDETLSDIFVAKIKNVLEGSVANVRSSANMETSLARLVADENGMDQQMERMMRMHNPDFKGMPKILEVNAKHPLIKSLNAKLETGEFEGSDDFAKLILDTALVAEGEAIIDPRDFTRRLSDVMQKALAG
- a CDS encoding DUF3108 domain-containing protein translates to MRSLLVLALFGFWAGAAVAAPYQSTTLVYDVSWGNILLAKSKLDYRFGPDKARILASAGSRGLAVIFSEFKSNAEAELVLAGGNWQPKTLMMERLSGVDTVKSRVIWDSASNVISETRIPDLDLDEVYPLSDQMRVGVIDPYSAVLRLINQIEADGNCTASYEIYDGRRRSRISFETIGAVELTKARPDEYEGSAMACRVQFIPIGGHRIESKWRGDDKPDNDRFKMFFGRPSQGQLVPVRIEVKSWIGKIIGRLDMGKIEMKRPAQKG
- a CDS encoding FCSD flavin-binding domain-containing protein gives rise to the protein MTTISRRGFGGLFGASALGLAMPSLAFGATPKVVVIGGGAGGATAARYIAKDSKGAIDVTLVEASKRYYTCFFSNLYIGGFRKYASIGHNYYGLAVNNRINVVHEWAASVDGAARTVTLASGGKLSYDKLVLSPGIALKYDSIAGYSPQAQGRMPHGWTSGTQAQQIRNQVMTMKKGGTFVMVAPPNPYRCPPGPYERVSMIAHLLKERNPTAKIIVLDPKAKFSKMGLFTAGWEKHYSGMVEWIGPEAHGGIKSVNHETMEIVTDLDTFKADAACVIPAMRAGVIAQNAGVTDGDWAPIIPATMASKADPNIYVLGDASVASAMPKSGFSANSQAKVAANAIRGELTGSRVYDARFANTCWSLIATNDGVKVGANYKAGSEKIDVVDKFVSQGNESSEVRKTTYEESIGWYSGITTDMFS
- a CDS encoding cytochrome c, whose protein sequence is MNKSAPNSQFGVFCLALLLSFGLVYHAKADVGLAEQIAKADVGYGEYLAGECVTCHRNQGAGIPKINGIEAETFVTIMQAYRSKALNNNVMQMVAGRLDDEQIISLAAYFSSLPE
- a CDS encoding 5-methyltetrahydropteroyltriglutamate--homocysteine methyltransferase, giving the protein MFDKLIPTTLVGSYPQPSWLVDKEKLLSEGPPRVRMREVWKINADTLDEAQDDATLTAIHDQERAGIDILSDGEIRRESYFNRFANALSGIDLDNPALVPNRRNVMIPVPRVTGEIKRKHPVQVHDVAYLRAHTNRPIKITIPGAFTMAKLAEDEFYHDTEALISAYAKAVNAEIRDLKAAGADVIQIDEPYMQANPEEADKYGVDAINQVLDGVDGPTVVHLCFGYAYVVKEKPIGYTFLPQLDACRADYISVEAAQPNLDPAILAELPSKKFLYGVLNLGTNEIETAAIVAERLRGALRYVSPDRLVAAPDCGMKYLPRDVAYGKLKAMVDGAAIVRAEVK
- a CDS encoding RraA family protein, encoding MGAAITADDLAVLTQWDTPTICNALEEIMPERRGYGFTTTHLFSLDPSLPPICGFARTATIRAAEPSDESAAKMAAKRAAYYEYVAAAPTPTIVIIQDIDPQPGVGAFWGEVQTNIHKGLGVLGAVTNGSFRDVPDSARGFNLIGGKVGPSHAFVHLVDIDCQVTVHGLTAKTNDIIHADQHGAVFIPPSSIAQIPAAVDLISRREAVILETAKSPDFTVEKLKIAMGQMKDIH